The nucleotide window GTTGAGGAGGTCACCGAAGAGAAAAAAGCCGAGCAGCCCACGGCCGAAGTGAAATCTGCCACGACGATTTCTGCTGCCACGCCCAAGAGCAGCGGCACGGCAACCGTCGCTCCTGCGGACACCCCAGCGACGGCAACCGTGCCAAGTGCGTCCTTGAACTTCTCGGTCCCGCAACCGGCAAAGAGTACCGACACCCAGCCACCATCTTCCAGTGGTTACGGTAGCAGCGCCACAACCATTCCAAGTGCGTCAGCACGCTATGGTGGTTACAACAACTTCTCGGTGCCGCAATCGGCGAAGGGTACCGGCACCCCGCCGCCATCTTCCAGCACAGGCGGGTCTTATGGTAGCAGCACAACGAACACTCCCGGAGCGTCAGTACGCTATGGAGTTGATGGCAACAACCACTCGGTGCCGCAGCAAAGTGGTTACGGCCCGTCTACGAGCGAACCTCAGCAATCTTTTATCCCTGGCATGGCTAGCTACGGCGAACGTGTTGCGGTGATCTTCAGTAACATCGCAGTGAATGACAGCGAGATCACCAAGTCCCTGCAAGCCTGTTCCGACGCGTACCTCATTAACGAGGATAACGGGAATGCGATGGCTCTCTCTCTCTACGATTTGGATGACGAAGCATTGGCGCAACTGGGACGGGTTATCCAGAAGACGATCGAAAGCGATCCCCAGCCGCCGAAAAAACGCATTGAAGAAGTGCGCTCAAACAACTCATCAGCCAAGTGCCTGCACCTCCACTTTTCTAATCGAGGCTACGAAGAGTACGGCAAGCTTCTCTCTACCGTGATTGAACGCTTGAGAGAGCAATCGCAAGAACGCCAGGGCAACCGGGTGGAAGAATTGCTGGGCATCGCTGCAGGCACAGCTACCCCTTCCGAATCCCGTACCGCAGCCCCGACCTCCGAGGCGAAACCATCGACGTCGGAACTCGTGCTGATTCCGGGGAAGAAATCAAGTAACGGAAATCGACTCGCGACGTACTTCCATCAGGAAGTGGAGTTGAAAGAGGTCGAAGTTACGAATGCATCCATCGTGAAAACGCTCAAGCAGTTAGAAGATGTCCTGTTGATGAAGGAAAACCGGCACTTATTCCAATTTTCCATCGCTGGATTCGACGATCAGGCCCGCGAGCAATTGGGCCAGGCAATCTTTCGAGCCGTCGAGCAAGCCCCCAACCCGCCAGCAATTCCCTTGGAGATTATGATCTTCGAGAAAGACAACAAGCAATATTTGTGTATCCACTTCTCCCCAGAAGGAGTCAAAGAGTATGCCAATTTGCTCCTGGCCCTGAGGGCACGTCTGGCGAATGAGGTCCATGAGCGACGCGATCAGATTGTGGATGTCAAAATAAATCAGCTTCTCAATGCCTCCGACAGCTTCACCACCGATTCCCCCGATGCCATGGGCCCAGGGGCCGACGACGTGCCGGCGAGCGGAGATCGCCCGGACTTGCCTGCCACAAAGCCATCGGTCCACAGTAGCCAAAACGAGAGGCAAGATGTCGTCGATGGCAAGAATCACGCCAACCAAGAATTTGTGATTAAGGACATTGGGGGCAAGGACACGGAAAGTAAACTGCAAGCGATTGCCAGGCTGATCAAGGATTGTCTAAGCGTGAGGGTGGTCGTCGATGACAAGGTGACGGAAGAGATACCCACGCCGCAGTTAGACGACGCGGCTGTCAAGCAGTTGAGCCAGGTGATTTTGCGGGCCATGAAATACGATCGCACGGACCCCAACACAAGCGTCAGCGTTCGTTATCGTCCCAAGGAGAAAACTTTGGGGATCCTCTTTTCCCAAGCAGAGTACGCCCAGTTCGAGCAAGATCTGCGGCCGATGATCGAACGAGCAAAGACCCAATCACGTAGTAGTCTGCCGGACCAAATGGCCGGTGAGAAAGCCAAGCAACCGTCGGTCTCTCAACTTGCCAGCGAAACAACCGATTCCTTCGATGCCCCTACCGTAGCGTCATCAGCGGATGGTAAATCCATCAGCGACGAAGCACCTCAGCTAAAACCGATCGAAGCCAACGTCAAGGCAATCGCCGCAGCCCTCGAACGTTTTACGCGGGTTGAATTGGTTGTCGATGGCAAGATCGGTCAGAACATCCCTACCACTGATTTCTCCGACACGGAACGGCAGTCGTTAGGGGAAATGATTATGCGGGCAATCGAAAAGGACCCTCATCCCCCAGCCACGCCGGTCGAAGTTCGCATCAGCGAAAAGACAAACGCCCTGCGAATTCACTTCTCGCGGGAAGGGTACGAACAGTATGGCAAATATCTGCCAGGTCTCATCGCACGTTTGCAATTCCAAGTTAATGTGCGAAAGCAAGAGCTGGCTGATAAACGAATGGGGGAACTGATGGGGCAAACCTTTGAGCCTGAGATGTCCCAGCCACCGACCTCCAACGCAGATGAGTTAGAGATGAAGGCCGCAGTCGAACGACGCCCTGCTTTTGAACGTAGTCCTCAAGCATTGGGTAGACGCTGGGGCGGTCCCACAGGGGGCAGCGGCTACGTTCGCGGAAATTCCAGCCAAGTCGTCGGCCTGAACGAAAAGGCCATCGCCGAGGCGTTGGTGGGCAAGGAACATCTGGTGGTCGTCTCGCCGCAGCAGCAATGGGTGTCGATCCGCATACAAGATCTCGACGACCTGGGGCGGCAGAGTCTCGCCCGGGTAATCGTTAAAGCGATCCAGGATGACAAGCTCCCCGACATCGATCGCGTGGTCGCCTATCCTGCCACCGAGAATAACGAAGGCTCGCTCGACCTAATGGTTTCCGACAAGGTTTACGAAGAATATCGCACTCTCATGCCCAAGGTGGTGAACAAGCTGCACCAAGATTTCATCAACCGCATGAAAGCCGCAGAAGGAGTGAAGCTGAACGAACTGCTAAAAGCGGCTGAAGGGGGCGAAGGCGGGCGTTCTCTATCCAGTCCGACTGTGGCATCCTTCAAGAACGCTTTGAACGGGGAGAAGCCAAACAATCAGACGTTGCCTGGGCAGCCAACCTATCAGCAGCCAAGCGGGAAGTACCCTGCGCCCGCTTTTCCTAGTGGTCGCACACTGCCTGGCCCAGGCTACGCTGGCTGGCAGCCTACTTATCAGCCTCCGATTGCATTGTTCGACCACGATCCGGAGTACCGGCAGTTGGAACAGCAAGCTGCCGAGTTGGCCCGGCGAGTGAAGCAAGCCGCCGGTAAGCCGGAGGAAGAAGACCGTTTGGCGGAAGAGCTGCGTGCGGTCGTCACGCAGGCCTTCGAGCACCGCATGGAGAGACAACGCCAGCAACTCGACCAGGCCGAAGCCAAGCTAAAGGCCAGCCGCGAGCATCTGCAGAAGCGAGCAGAACACGCCGATCAGATCATCACCCGCCGCGTGGAAGACCTAACCGGCAGCAACCCATTCCCGTGGAACGAGGCACCCCAGCCAGGCCCAGCCTATTCCCCCACCTTCTCGCCACCCTATGGTAGCAATGGCAACAGCGACAACAAGGCAACGAGGCAAGCCGCGCCATCGCTATATGTTACTCCTCCGCAGTACCCGCAAATAATGAATTCCGGTTTGGGCACACATGGACAACCACCCCAAGTTTATGTGCCGCCAACGCCAGCCAGTAACCAGTCGACTTCGCTGCCTCGCTTTCAATTCCAAACCGCTGAGCCTGCCTCTACGCAGGGGCTCTTGACGATTATTCAGCCTGGTACAAGCTTTTGGCTACCGGAGGAAAAGATGCCAGGGCCAAGCCCCAAGCGAACCAACGCCCCAGCGAATCCTCCGGCTGCTTCTTCCCACAAAAAGAAGCCAGGCCCACCGCAAGCGGTGCCCTCGTTCTAAGCGAATCGCTGCACGGCAAAAACGCAGCCTCCAGTTCCCCTTCCTCGGAACTGGAGGCTTTTTCGTGCCTGCCCGGCCTGGGCCTGGTCGTCGTCGAAATCCCCCCACCCACGAACCTTCCCCCGCAGCACGCGTCCTTCCGGAAAAGAGAAAGGGGGGAATTCAAAGACCTCCGCTTTCAAAAACGCGTTTCGAGAGGTAAACTACGTCACGAAAGCAGCACAAACCGCGTTAGCCCAAAAACTTAGCCTAAAGCGGCAACTCCTTTCTACCGAACAACTTAGATATCGGGCGATTAGCTCAGTTGGTTAGAGCACTGTCTTCACACGGCAGGGGTCGTTGGTTCGAATCCAATATCGCCCATAGTGGACTTTTGTACAGATTCGCAATAGTTCGCTTTACCCCGGTTTTTCCGGGGTTTTTTATGCGCTGGCAGTTCTCCCAGCGAGTTTTACGAGGAAACCGTGCCCCGACTGCGCCGGATTCTGCGCCGCTTTTGGTGGTTTGAGTGGGATGGGAGGCAGCGGCAGCTCGTTCGGGTTGTTCTTTGGCTAATTCCGTTGCTTGGTTGGCCCGTAGGTAACGTTCCGTCTGTTGACGAATGCCAAGCGATTTCCACCAGGGGTTACTGGTCGCGATGCTCGTGTCGTGATCGATGTCGTCCTGAACCAGCGGTCTTGAATCATCCATCGCGTCACGTCTGGAACGACCCTCTCTAGCCCTTGTGCGACGTTATCACGTGCCAGAGTGAGCTTCTGACTTAGGTCCTCAAATCGTTTGAGGTTCAACGGTTGGACGGAGAGGTCCTCCATCTAATTCACCTTTCCGCATGTGCCCCCTTGCCCACGCTTCCCCTGGCGGTGCGCCGCGTTACGGGGGAAGTGTGGGTTGGGCCTTGAAGGAAAGGGGCCGCGATTGTTGGGTTAATCGGCGGGGATGTCTGCGGTGGTCCAGGTTCCGTTGATGTTGCGCCAGAGGTTGCCGGTTGGGTTTTTGTTTTTCAGTTCTTCTGGCAGGTGGGCTGGGCGAACTTGGTCGTAGGACTGGAGCATCGCGAAGCGGCGCAGGGCGTGGGGGATGCCGACCGAGGTGAAACCGGGGTGCCCGCTGGCAGGGAACGGGCCGCCGTGGACCATGCCGATGCTAACCGGCATGCCGTTGGGCATCTTGTCGTTCATGAAGCGGCCCACTTTGCGGCGAAGTCGCGGGGCGAGTTCGTTGTAGGCTGCGGCGTCGGAACCATCGGTGCTGCTGTAGATGCCGCCAGCCAATTGGCCATGCAGCGCGTCGATCACCGACTTCGCTTCCGCCACGTCTTGGCACACCACGAACAGCGCCGTGTTGCCGAAGGCTTCGGTTTGCAGCGCTTGCGGCGAGGCCAGAAAGTCGGCGCCGCTGACTTGGAACAAGGTGTTCGGGTGGCTGAAGCCAGCGCCGGGGGCTTGGCCTGCGTCGCTGATGACTTTGCCCCCGGCCTGCTTGAGGACGTTAATCTGTTGGACGAGGTTGTCGAGCGTCTTCTGCGAGCCGAGCGTGCCTGGCGTGGCTGCATTGAACTTGGCGGTGATGGCAGCGATGAAGCGTTGAGACGCCTCTCCATCGATCACAATCGCCAACCCCGGCTGGGTGCAGAACTGGCCCGTTCCTTTCAGGCAGACGTTGCTGTAGCGGTTGACCAACTGCTCGCCATGTTCGCGAATCGCCCCGGGGAGAAAGACCAGCGGGTTGACGCTGGAAAGGGAAACGTAGATCGGCTTGCCGGCTTGGTCGGCGGCAGCTTTCAGGGCGAGCCCGGCGGCTGTGCTGCCGGTGAACGCGGTCGCTCCGAGGCGTGGATCTGCGACCAG belongs to Bremerella cremea and includes:
- a CDS encoding PspA/IM30 family protein, coding for MKWKPLFITACGAAVAVGSLAAWAQVPEETKPTADVPPVAETAEQPDKPAATKPAVVEASVEEVTEEKKAEQPTAEVKSATTISAATPKSSGTATVAPADTPATATVPSASLNFSVPQPAKSTDTQPPSSSGYGSSATTIPSASARYGGYNNFSVPQSAKGTGTPPPSSSTGGSYGSSTTNTPGASVRYGVDGNNHSVPQQSGYGPSTSEPQQSFIPGMASYGERVAVIFSNIAVNDSEITKSLQACSDAYLINEDNGNAMALSLYDLDDEALAQLGRVIQKTIESDPQPPKKRIEEVRSNNSSAKCLHLHFSNRGYEEYGKLLSTVIERLREQSQERQGNRVEELLGIAAGTATPSESRTAAPTSEAKPSTSELVLIPGKKSSNGNRLATYFHQEVELKEVEVTNASIVKTLKQLEDVLLMKENRHLFQFSIAGFDDQAREQLGQAIFRAVEQAPNPPAIPLEIMIFEKDNKQYLCIHFSPEGVKEYANLLLALRARLANEVHERRDQIVDVKINQLLNASDSFTTDSPDAMGPGADDVPASGDRPDLPATKPSVHSSQNERQDVVDGKNHANQEFVIKDIGGKDTESKLQAIARLIKDCLSVRVVVDDKVTEEIPTPQLDDAAVKQLSQVILRAMKYDRTDPNTSVSVRYRPKEKTLGILFSQAEYAQFEQDLRPMIERAKTQSRSSLPDQMAGEKAKQPSVSQLASETTDSFDAPTVASSADGKSISDEAPQLKPIEANVKAIAAALERFTRVELVVDGKIGQNIPTTDFSDTERQSLGEMIMRAIEKDPHPPATPVEVRISEKTNALRIHFSREGYEQYGKYLPGLIARLQFQVNVRKQELADKRMGELMGQTFEPEMSQPPTSNADELEMKAAVERRPAFERSPQALGRRWGGPTGGSGYVRGNSSQVVGLNEKAIAEALVGKEHLVVVSPQQQWVSIRIQDLDDLGRQSLARVIVKAIQDDKLPDIDRVVAYPATENNEGSLDLMVSDKVYEEYRTLMPKVVNKLHQDFINRMKAAEGVKLNELLKAAEGGEGGRSLSSPTVASFKNALNGEKPNNQTLPGQPTYQQPSGKYPAPAFPSGRTLPGPGYAGWQPTYQPPIALFDHDPEYRQLEQQAAELARRVKQAAGKPEEEDRLAEELRAVVTQAFEHRMERQRQQLDQAEAKLKASREHLQKRAEHADQIITRRVEDLTGSNPFPWNEAPQPGPAYSPTFSPPYGSNGNSDNKATRQAAPSLYVTPPQYPQIMNSGLGTHGQPPQVYVPPTPASNQSTSLPRFQFQTAEPASTQGLLTIIQPGTSFWLPEEKMPGPSPKRTNAPANPPAASSHKKKPGPPQAVPSF
- a CDS encoding aldehyde dehydrogenase family protein, yielding MSNTAPILLNGEWKAAQHSETFTAQNPITQEALPGSYPVSTWEDCDAALTAAAAAADELAPTSSGQIAQFLRRFADLMEQHRESLGQLASRESGLPAEHRLAGREMDRTTDQIRQAADAAEQRSWKQISIETKRDLRSMLAPIGPVAIFSPNNFPFSWNTLSGGDFASAIAAGNPVIAIANSAAPGTTQALAELAFQAAQAAELPAAMVQLLYRLNHEDGKRLVADPRLGATAFTGSTAAGLALKAAADQAGKPIYVSLSSVNPLVFLPGAIREHGEQLVNRYSNVCLKGTGQFCTQPGLAIVIDGEASQRFIAAITAKFNAATPGTLGSQKTLDNLVQQINVLKQAGGKVISDAGQAPGAGFSHPNTLFQVSGADFLASPQALQTEAFGNTALFVVCQDVAEAKSVIDALHGQLAGGIYSSTDGSDAAAYNELAPRLRRKVGRFMNDKMPNGMPVSIGMVHGGPFPASGHPGFTSVGIPHALRRFAMLQSYDQVRPAHLPEELKNKNPTGNLWRNINGTWTTADIPAD